A region of the Roseobacter denitrificans OCh 114 genome:
CGATCAGCGAAGAACAGTTTAAATACGCCAAGGAACGGATTGAAAAGGCTGGGCTTTCTGATCTGGTGGAATTCAAGTTGCAAGACTATCGGGATGAAAGCGGGTCCTATGACGGTATTGCGAGCATCGAGATGTTCGAAGCGGTGGGCGAAAAATACTGGCCGACCTATTTCAGCAAGGTCCGCGACAGGCTCAAACCGGGCAAATCCGCCACACTGCAGATCATCACGGTCGCTGATGATCGCTGGGAAGCCTATCGTAACGACGTCGATTTCATCCAGAAATATATCTTTCCCGGCGGCATGCTGCCCAGTCCAACCGCGCTGAAGGATCAGGTGGTGCGTGCGGGCATGGGGGTCGAACGCTCCGTCGAATTCGGTCAAAGCTATGCGATCACGCTTAAGCGCTGGCATGAGACATTCAATGAGAAATGGGATCAGGTCAGCGCGATGGGCTTTGATGAACGGTTCCGGCGCATGTGGAACTATTATCTGACGTCCTGTGCGGCGGCCTTCGAAACCGCCAATTGCGATGTGACGCAGATCACGATCACACGTCCGGCCTGACCCCGCGCGCAAAAGTTGCCACGCTTGTGCCTTAGTTTTTACACGCCTCAGTGATAGACCCGAACCACCCTCGGCTTCATGAACAGTCGGGGGAGAGGTTCGTTTGCCAGTATCCGAGGTTCGCAATGCCCGACGCCGCCAGATTGATCGCCGCCCTCTGCATCGGCGCGCTTGCCTATGTTGTATCGCTGCAGATCAAGCCGCTGATGCCGGAAAGCACGGCCTTTGGATCATTCGCCTATATCAACGCGATACTGGGTATCGTCTGCGGCTGGACAGTGATGGGCAAACGCGCTGGCCGGGGTGTGGCAGCAGCGATCAACAACGGCTTGAGCGGCGCGTTGGTGCTGGTCATCTGGGGCCTGCTGCTGCACGCCAGTTATCAGATGTTCGACCGCGCGATGGACAATTGGTACAACGGTTTCTTCGCGGCGATGGCAGCGATCTTCCAGTTCATGGCGGAATACGCGCTGGTGATGGTGAACCCGCTGGTGATGTTCTCCCTGATGGCGGGCGGGGTTCTGGCGGGGCTTGCAACGGAATACGCTTGGCGCATGTGGCGATAGCCGTTAACAGTCGGGCATGAGACCACTTTTCCTGTTCGGAACACTGCAATATCGACCGCTGCTGGATGCAGTATTGGGGCGCAACAATGATGTGGCGATGGCTGCTGCAGTGCTGCCGGGGTTTGCAGTGCAGGCCGTGGCTGAGGGCCCTTTCCCGACGATCACGGCGCAAGATGGTGCGCGGGCCGAGGGGATGGTGATCAGCGGTCTGACCTCAGAAGATCACGCGCGGCTTGCGTTTTATGAAGCGATATTCGGCTATGGGCTTGCGCCCGTCACCCTTGAAGACGGCGTTCTGGCCGAGGCATATTTCCCCCAGCCGGATATGTGGACTCTCCAAGGTGCGTGGTCGCTCGATGCCTGGGTCAGTGCGTGGGGCGAACTCAGCCTGCGTGCCGCCCGCGAAGTGATGCAGTACCGGCACTCGAAGCGGCCTGATGAGGTTGCTGGCATGTTCCCGATGATCCGCGCGCGGGCGTGGTCACAGATGAATGCCAAGCAGTCTCGGCACGGTGCCTTGACGCTGATGGGGGATGTGGCGGTTGACGCGGTGCGGCGGCCTTATGCGCATTACTTTGCGCTTGAGGAATATGACCTCAGGCACCAACGCTTTGACGGAACCATGACGCCGCAGGTGGAACGCGCGGTGTTTCGTGCGCCCGATGCCGCATTGGTGCTGCCTTATGATCCCGTCCGGGATTGCGTGATGCTGGTGGAACAGATGCGCATGGGCCCCCTTGCGCGGGGGGATCGGGCGCTGTGGCAACTTGAACCCATTGCGGGCCGTCTGGACCCCGGTGAGGCCCCCGAGGCGGCGGCAAGGCGCGAAGCGGTGGAAGAGGCCGGTCTTGAGATGGGCGACTTGATTGCCGTGGCGGAAACCTATTGCTCGCCGGGCAATTCATCGGAGTTTTACTATGTATACGTGGGGCTTGCCGATCTGCCGGAGCGTGCGGCCGGTCTGGGTGGGGAAGAGGCGGAGGATGAAGACATCCGCTCGCATATCCTGCCGTTTGAGCAGTTGATGACGATGTGTGATGACCTGTTGGTGGCAAATGCGCCTTTGGTCATGGCCGCCTATTGGCTGGCCCGCCACCGCGAACGGATACGGGCGGCGTGAGTCAGCGGCTTTTTGTTCAGCCCGCGTGGCACTGGCATACCGCTAAGCCTTGAGGTCGGACGGGTGCCCCGATAGAGGTAGGTGAAATTCGGCTAAAAAGAGGACAGGCTGATGCGTGTCGCGCGCGATCTTGAGCAGGCAATCGGAAACACCCCGCTGATCCGGCTGAAAGCCGCAAGTGAGGCAACAGGGTGTGACATCCTCGGCAAGGCCGAATTCATGAACCCGGGGCAATCGGTCAAGGACCGCGCCGCGCTGTTCATCATCAAGGATGCCATCGCTAAGGGGACGCTCAAACCCGGCGGCACAATTGTCGAAGGGACCGCGGGCAATACCGGCATCGGTCTTGCGCTTGTGGGGGCGTCGATGGGCTTCAAGACCGTGATCGTCATTCCCGAAACGCAAAGTCAGGAAAAAAAGGACATGTTGCGGCTGGCCGGTGCGGAACTGGTGCAGGTGCCCGCAGCCCCTTATCGCAACCCCAACAACTTTGTGCGGTACTCGGAGCGTCTAGCGCAGGAACTGGCGCGCACGACAAACGAAGGGGTGATCTGGGCCAACCAGTTTGACAATACCGCCAACAGGCAGGCGCATATCGAAGGGACGGGGCCGGAAATCTGGGAACAGACAGGCGGCAAGGTCGATGGTTTCATCTGCGCCGTGGGCTCAGGGGGAACGCTTGCGGGCGTGTCCGAAGCGCTCAAGCCCAAAGGGGTCAAGATCGGTCTGGTCGATCCGGACGGCGCGTCGCTGTACAATTACTACACGCGCGGTGTGCTGGAGATGAGTGAAGGGTCCTCGATCAACGAAGGTATCGGGCAAATCCGGATCACGAGGAACCTTGAAGGCTTCACGCCTGACTTAAGCTATAATGTGCATGATGCAGAGGCTTTGCCCATCGTTTTTGACCTGCTCGAACACGAGGGCCTGTGCCTTGGCGGCTCCTCCGGCATCAATATCGCGGGGGCCGTGCGCATGGCGCGCGACATGGGGCCGGGGCATAGGATTGTGACCATCCTGTGTGATTACGGAACGCGCTATCAATCCAAGCTGTTCAACCCGGAGTTTCTGGCGAGCAAGGGTCTGCCTGTCCCGGCGTGGCTGGACCGCGCGCCGGCCAGCATTCCGGGCGTGTTTGAAGACGTATGAGGGCGCTCATGCCTCTTTTGCTGGCGATGTTCCTCGCGCTGTGGGGGGCGATCGCGCAGGCGCAGGAACTGGCGGTGCGCGACGAGGACGATTCGCTTTATTCCTTCTGGGAGGATGCGGCGTCCCGGGCAGAGCAACGCATCGACACAGCCGACGATACGAGCACCGAAGACCTCGAAACGCTGCGACAACGGCTCGCGACGTTCCGGGGCGAGTTCGATTTGGCACGACAGGCCAATTCAGCGCGTATCGCGACCATCCGCTCGCAGATCAACGCTCTGGGACCCGTGCCGGAAAATGGCGAGGAATCCCCGGAAATCGCTGCGACACGGGCCGAACTGGCGGGCCAGTTCGACGACCTGCAAGCTCCCATTCTGGCAGCGGATGTCGCATTTCGTCGCGCGGATGGTCTCATCAATGAAATCGACACGATCCTGCGGGAGCGTGAAACGCGTCGTTTGCTGTCACTCGGGCCTTCACCCCTGAACCCCAAAACATGGTCCGTTGCCTTTGGTGATACCGAACGCATTCTGCGTGATCTTGGCGATGATCTGTC
Encoded here:
- a CDS encoding cysteine synthase A; this encodes MRVARDLEQAIGNTPLIRLKAASEATGCDILGKAEFMNPGQSVKDRAALFIIKDAIAKGTLKPGGTIVEGTAGNTGIGLALVGASMGFKTVIVIPETQSQEKKDMLRLAGAELVQVPAAPYRNPNNFVRYSERLAQELARTTNEGVIWANQFDNTANRQAHIEGTGPEIWEQTGGKVDGFICAVGSGGTLAGVSEALKPKGVKIGLVDPDGASLYNYYTRGVLEMSEGSSINEGIGQIRITRNLEGFTPDLSYNVHDAEALPIVFDLLEHEGLCLGGSSGINIAGAVRMARDMGPGHRIVTILCDYGTRYQSKLFNPEFLASKGLPVPAWLDRAPASIPGVFEDV
- a CDS encoding NUDIX domain-containing protein; protein product: MRPLFLFGTLQYRPLLDAVLGRNNDVAMAAAVLPGFAVQAVAEGPFPTITAQDGARAEGMVISGLTSEDHARLAFYEAIFGYGLAPVTLEDGVLAEAYFPQPDMWTLQGAWSLDAWVSAWGELSLRAAREVMQYRHSKRPDEVAGMFPMIRARAWSQMNAKQSRHGALTLMGDVAVDAVRRPYAHYFALEEYDLRHQRFDGTMTPQVERAVFRAPDAALVLPYDPVRDCVMLVEQMRMGPLARGDRALWQLEPIAGRLDPGEAPEAAARREAVEEAGLEMGDLIAVAETYCSPGNSSEFYYVYVGLADLPERAAGLGGEEAEDEDIRSHILPFEQLMTMCDDLLVANAPLVMAAYWLARHRERIRAA
- a CDS encoding TrgA family protein, translating into MPDAARLIAALCIGALAYVVSLQIKPLMPESTAFGSFAYINAILGIVCGWTVMGKRAGRGVAAAINNGLSGALVLVIWGLLLHASYQMFDRAMDNWYNGFFAAMAAIFQFMAEYALVMVNPLVMFSLMAGGVLAGLATEYAWRMWR